Genomic window (Procambarus clarkii isolate CNS0578487 chromosome 64, FALCON_Pclarkii_2.0, whole genome shotgun sequence):
GCCTAATAATAACCACCTGCTGTCTCAGAGCCTAATAATTATTTTTTCTAATATAGCCTAATAATATTTCTGTATATAGCCTAATAATATTTCTCTAATATAGCCTAGTAATTCTCCTCATAATATAACCTAGTAATGCTCTTGTGTTTAATATAGCCTAATCATTAAATCATTATTATAAATGATTAGGTAACTATAACAAAATTATGAGTTAACCTATAGCACGTCTGTTCTCATGGACAaagtaaataaaatattaaaataactcAATACATAAAATGATATTCCCTTTACGAACGTGCTTTAGACGCGCCTGATATATAATGATGTGTGGCTTCCTAcagagatgatgatgatggtgctgACGGTGCTTCTGGTGTGCTGCGTGGTGGAGACCTGCTGTAAGCCCCTCGACGATGTCCCTCAGAGCAGAGCCTCCGTCGGCAGCAGGGGGTCGCACTCCTACACAAGAGACCCGCTGGTATACGCTGAGTCTCCCCCGTCGTATGAAGAGGTTCTGGCTGCAGAAGCCCTGGAGCCTCCTTCCAGTACCTCACAGGAGGACCAGGCTACTGGCAAGACTATCCCCGGCACTTTGCAACACTCGCCGACGCCTAAACCTTTCGTCCTGCAGGATACTGCTGTCTCTGGTTCCTACCAACACAGTTCCGTGCCTCGGAGATATTCTCCTTTCATCCCAGAGTCAACGTATTCATACAGTGTATCTAGTGAGATCCAGTTGTCAGTGGACGAGCTGCCTAGCTACGAGGAAGCTGTGACTGTGTTGCAGTCTGGGGCCAGCGCTCAACATCAAGTCAACACCAACCACGACATGAATTTGATGTTTATATAGCGGTTGCTTCTATAATATAGCTTTTTTAAAATGACTGATTTAGTGAAATCAATCGTGTCTTGAATGTGACACGAATATCACTTTTGTGATAACTGTGATGTATAACGTTTGTGATAATGTGATTGAATAATGACACTATAGCTTGATTCAATCAATCATCAGAATATATTCATGACAATCATGAAAATAGCTTCGGAAACTATATTATACTCAtaagaggaaaaagagagacccACCCTAAATATACAGAATGACGACTTTCCTACTTTGCCTACACTCAGAGATCTCACCAAACAGCACCGGATAATGACGACGTGAAAAAAATTGAATACAATTCCCCAAGGCTATGACGGGGCGCGAACCCCGACCCTAGCTCTACAGAGTTCTCCTTGCCCACTGCCTTACCCAATGATTGATTGGTCCCTTTCCCTCATTCACCTATTCCTTACCCTATGTTTGATTGCCTCTTTATTCCTTCGacccttcacctcacctcacacaaCTTTCATCTTTCCCATATGTTCATTTAAGCCAAAAATTCCACCTTGTGTATTCATTCTAtacctgaagatgttccagagtGGAACGAAACGTTCTAAAAAATAAATCCTTCAATAATTCCAAGTTTTCTTTACCATGAATTTTGGAAACTTGATTGCTTAACATGAATAGTTAGATGCTCAGAAAGCTTACACTACAATTCAATATCACATATAAATAATGTAACCAATATATATTACGTGATAACGGTACTGCGGCTATACCGGGTAGATATAAGGCACTTACATTAACAACAAAAGACCACATTGACCTTTGCAGTGTGAAAATTACACAGAAGAGAAGAAATACTCAGACGAAAAATTATAACAATTTACTCTAATATCAAAATGAGCAAACATGAAAAATATCCAAAACCCCTGATTGGACatactaggctagcacacaagagAAATAATAATAACACATGTACAAACTTATTTTAACACAAAAAAGGGTGACACTGAAAGTATTGATATGTACCACTACAACCTGTACATGAAGAAGTGGGAGGCAAGCGTCGTGTAGAGGTACTATAGTGCTAATTCCCTCAGCACCTGAGATAGACTGCTGAGGTGACCCAGGTCATGGGGTAATTACTCTGCCTAAAGCTTACTTACTAAaacttacctgatcaaccaggctgtgactcatatgtcaggttgcgagcagccgcgtcatacagcctagttgatcagtccagcaacaggaggcctggtcgacgaccgggccgcggggacgctaagccccggaagcacctcaaagtaacctcaagCTAAGCCATTAATATGCTCAGCGTTTCGGACAATATCATATAATTAGCGCACGTCTTCAAATAATAAGTGAATTAGGTTATTTGAATTGTGCTTATATACAATTTAATGAATAAAACGGTTTCCCCCGCCTTAACATTTTTATATTATGATAATTACAACATATCTACTCtgcgtattagtgactttaggcagagtatatactagctctatctagaaatcaaacgttctgtttgtaactcatcttgtatgtatgtacttttatctgAATTAACATTTTATTTGATCTTATCTGCGTTAAAATCAGTGTGCAATTCCGGTTTTGGCCCTTCTCACTTGTTCCACCGTCTACCACTTTATTTCtatgagaatagttaatatgagagcagagttaaaattacctaccataagtgaaagAATTTTATCCATtaacacagttttcggcgtgaaggcgttGAGTACATCTCGGCAAAATATGAAGTTTCAagagaaactttctaatatgctacactcacccgaggtccatagaagaagaacgaaatctggttatgcattttggttctacaaggtagcctaattaatcaaccaattactccatgggataactgggatctatcagttgattttgtaaatgcattcataaatctatGGATCTATGTATTtaggtatgtagcttagcctaacattttaaaagcactacgatcacctgtggttgttcaataaatctctgaactgtatgtttgacaaatctttcaccctgtccatggaggacagaagaaaatgtatatatgctagttagcattgtaaatgtgtggccacgtctgtggtagaaaatagtaaaaaaaaaactttatttccttagtttccgaACTATTTTCTTTAgcttgtgtgttgttgttgttgtttaagattcgctacttggaacaaaaagttccaagtagcacgggctatggtgagcccgtagtgttgtATTTCTCCTAAAGAAGATTATTACAAAATTGTTATTGTAAGGGGCGGCCAAGGGCCAGCAGCCCTTGGAGCCGCTCATGGAAGCACCCAGCGTCATTCCCTAGCTAGTTCCAtctttgtatatatgtataaaaacACTGCCTATAT
Coding sequences:
- the LOC123768959 gene encoding uncharacterized protein, coding for MLRVNLLINIPTVQGKCVRLCAIFVVSGLLCVTSLGRVFTRSSTTAHLLEMMMMVLTVLLVCCVVETCCKPLDDVPQSRASVGSRGSHSYTRDPLVYAESPPSYEEVLAAEALEPPSSTSQEDQATGKTIPGTLQHSPTPKPFVLQDTAVSGSYQHSSVPRRYSPFIPESTYSYSVSSEIQLSVDELPSYEEAVTVLQSGASAQHQVNTNHDMNLMFI